The Cellulomonas sp. S1-8 genome has a window encoding:
- the nudC gene encoding NAD(+) diphosphatase, protein MTSHALADLPLARSSVARAAQLREVPDVIAHALADTRTRVLAVRDGGLLLAEAEAEADVTGAVLRWLDADAARDLLAAADGPDAPHAAVTGPDPEAWLLLGAEDDGACVLAVRLPDRHPLPARGEPADVLVHLPDGPVARGSWRSLRTVGAALPAHDAGLATAAVALDTWHDRHPRCPRCGTPTRVAQAGWSRVCDVDGSEHYPRTDPAVIMAVVDDADRLLLGHATAWQAGRWSTLAGFVEAGESAEQAVRREVHEETGVLVGDVEYAGSQPWPFPGSLMLGFRARATSTLVQVDGVEMADARWFTRDGLASAVASGEVLLPGPTSIARALVEQWFGRPIAG, encoded by the coding sequence GTGACCAGCCACGCCCTCGCCGACCTGCCGCTCGCGCGGTCCTCCGTCGCCCGCGCGGCGCAGCTGCGCGAGGTGCCGGACGTCATCGCCCACGCGCTCGCCGACACCCGCACCCGCGTGCTCGCGGTGCGCGACGGCGGCCTCCTCCTCGCCGAGGCCGAGGCCGAGGCCGACGTCACCGGCGCGGTGCTGCGGTGGCTCGACGCCGACGCCGCGCGCGACCTGCTGGCCGCGGCGGACGGACCGGACGCCCCCCACGCAGCCGTGACGGGCCCCGACCCCGAGGCGTGGCTCCTCCTGGGCGCCGAGGACGACGGCGCGTGCGTGCTCGCGGTGCGGCTGCCCGACCGTCACCCGCTGCCGGCGCGCGGTGAGCCGGCCGACGTCCTGGTCCACCTGCCGGACGGCCCCGTGGCGCGCGGCAGCTGGCGCTCGCTGCGGACGGTGGGCGCGGCGCTGCCCGCGCACGACGCGGGCCTGGCGACGGCCGCCGTGGCGCTCGACACCTGGCACGACCGCCACCCGCGCTGCCCGCGCTGCGGCACGCCCACCCGAGTCGCGCAGGCGGGGTGGTCGCGGGTGTGCGACGTGGACGGCTCGGAGCACTACCCCCGCACCGACCCGGCGGTGATCATGGCGGTCGTCGACGACGCCGACCGGCTGCTGCTGGGTCACGCGACGGCGTGGCAGGCGGGTCGCTGGTCGACGCTCGCGGGGTTCGTCGAGGCGGGCGAGTCCGCGGAGCAGGCGGTGCGCCGCGAGGTCCACGAGGAGACCGGCGTGCTGGTCGGCGACGTCGAGTACGCCGGCAGCCAGCCGTGGCCGTTCCCCGGGTCGCTGATGCTCGGGTTCCGGGCGCGCGCGACGAGCACGCTCGTGCAGGTCGACGGCGTGGAGATGGCCGACGCCCGCTGGTTCACGCGGGACGGGCTCGCGTCCGCGGTCGCGTCGGGCGAGGTGCTGCTGCCCGGCCCGACGTCGATCGCGCGCGCGCTCGTCGAGCAGTGGTTCGGGCGTCCGATCGCCGGGTGA
- a CDS encoding phosphotransferase: MTRSPLALAALATVAVPGLDAYDVRRPLHPGSDFDVAVVVDSVRQRWVVRAPQHPGAGAALEAEVVLLDALGPFVDDGRLPFAIPRPAGFAHLPEGGRASVHREVPGRPLQLETLRPGPGLAAAVGRAVAAVHELPTSIVENAGLPVYDAAGYRERRQAEVDEAARTGLVPPSLLRRWEEMLEDVAMWRFRPTVVHGDLSSSHLLVADGAVSGILDWGSTLVADPADDLSWLLVAAPQDAVDAILESYLMRRSELTDPHLADRALLAGELALARWLLHGVRAQRQDVVDDAVQMLRDLEEHTRVDEAAAAY, from the coding sequence GTGACCCGTTCGCCGCTCGCACTCGCCGCTCTCGCGACCGTCGCCGTCCCCGGCCTCGACGCGTACGACGTGCGGCGCCCCCTGCACCCGGGGTCGGACTTCGACGTGGCCGTGGTCGTCGACTCGGTCCGCCAGCGGTGGGTCGTGCGTGCGCCGCAGCACCCGGGCGCCGGCGCCGCGCTCGAGGCCGAGGTGGTCCTGCTGGACGCGCTCGGTCCCTTCGTCGACGACGGCCGGCTGCCCTTCGCGATCCCCCGCCCTGCCGGCTTCGCGCACCTGCCCGAGGGGGGCCGTGCGAGCGTGCACCGCGAGGTGCCCGGCCGGCCGCTGCAGCTGGAGACCCTGCGCCCGGGTCCCGGCCTGGCGGCCGCGGTGGGTCGGGCGGTCGCCGCCGTCCACGAGCTGCCGACGTCGATCGTCGAGAACGCGGGCCTGCCGGTCTACGACGCGGCGGGGTACCGCGAGCGGCGGCAGGCGGAGGTCGACGAGGCCGCCCGCACGGGCCTCGTCCCGCCGTCGCTGCTGCGACGCTGGGAGGAGATGCTCGAGGACGTCGCGATGTGGCGGTTCCGTCCCACGGTCGTCCACGGCGACCTGTCGAGCAGCCACCTGCTCGTCGCCGACGGTGCCGTGTCCGGGATCCTGGACTGGGGGTCGACGCTGGTCGCCGACCCGGCCGACGACCTGTCGTGGCTGCTCGTCGCGGCGCCGCAGGACGCGGTCGACGCGATCCTCGAGTCGTACCTGATGCGCCGCAGCGAGCTCACCGACCCGCACCTGGCGGACCGTGCCCTGCTCGCCGGCGAGCTGGCGCTCGCGCGCTGGCTGCTGCACGGTGTCCGGGCGCAGCGTCAGGACGTCGTCGACGACGCCGTGCAGATGCTCCGCGACCTCGAGGAGCACACCCGCGTCGACGAGGCCGCCGCGGCCTACTGA
- a CDS encoding ATP-dependent DNA helicase: MSVAGAPVRTGLSAVRIAHLVGQHPPTDEQRAVIEAPLQPSLVVAGAGSGKTETMAARVVWLVANGMVAPEQVLGLTFTRKAAGELAERVRRRLRALVRAAAAEGVVLPTGADAVDELARPHVSTYHAYAASLVTDHALRLGVEPGARLLGEAAQWQLASQVVEAWAGDLDTSAATSTVVDAVLALSGALDEHLLDPPGARRGIEGLVADLEATPPGTPARAPYAKVRDLVASLGERARVLDLVADYRARKRAADSLDFGDQVALAARIARDVPEVGAGERDRFRVVLLDEYQDTSYAQLVLLQALFAGGHPVTAVGDPHQSIYGWRGASPGGLARFPAAFPVVEPGTAGRARRRPAPVAQLSTSWRNDVAVLDAANEVAAPLRTGGARVDVPRLAPRPGAGAGAVQGLVASTVEDEADAVASWVAQRWRGGPDPATRRTAAVLCRKRSQFEPLRRALRAAGLPVEVVGLGGLLATPEVVDLVAVLQAAHDPTRGDAAVRLLTGARTRLGAADLHALGDWARQGARPAGGRVPAAQGVEADVVDERSLVDALDDPPPRGWRSPAGRTLTPEGRRRLADLAGVLRAVRQQQGLSLPELVSEAERLVGLDIEVQARADTTPGRARAHLDAFADVAAEFARGADRPTLGAFLAWLEAADAREDGLELPVTEPDPDAVQVMTVHAAKGLEWDAVAVAGLVDGGLPATAMLGKDGPKDSAWLTGLGVLPYPLRGDADDLPRLECAGAESPKELAERLDRFRLDAGDHEVAEERRLAYVAVTRARQDLLLSAAYWGEPKAPRRLSPFLSELVDAGLVEVVARVDEPESGAPNPRAALTPSAVWPADPFARDGAAPRRDAVVAAADAVRAALADLHDGATAPRAAEVRGDAGPDVAEDRGAHDSAGDPGADDPDAGYQDAGDATAGVGEDWDLLADRLLAEQAARRRGDARVALPAHLSASSLVRLDAQPEQFALGLRRPVPREPSPQARRGTAFHAWVEAWYGQATLVDVDDLPGADDDVLPDDPDQATLRAAFLRTPWAHRSPVAVEVDVETTIGGYVLRSRIDAVFPDPDRPDVPGAVVVVDWKTGAPPSGTAGRASRDLQLAVYRIAWSRLTGTDPDLVRAAFCYVGTGLTVVPDRLPDADEVATLLAAVAPTQEPLTSP; the protein is encoded by the coding sequence GTGAGCGTCGCCGGGGCGCCCGTCCGCACCGGGCTGTCGGCGGTCCGCATCGCGCACCTGGTCGGGCAGCACCCGCCGACCGACGAGCAGCGCGCGGTCATCGAGGCACCGTTGCAGCCCTCGCTCGTCGTCGCCGGTGCCGGGTCCGGCAAGACCGAGACGATGGCGGCGCGCGTCGTGTGGCTCGTCGCCAACGGCATGGTCGCGCCCGAGCAGGTGCTGGGCCTGACGTTCACGCGCAAGGCCGCCGGCGAGCTGGCCGAGCGCGTGCGCCGCCGGCTGCGTGCCCTGGTCCGCGCGGCCGCCGCCGAGGGCGTCGTGCTGCCGACCGGCGCCGACGCCGTCGACGAGCTCGCGCGGCCGCACGTGTCGACGTACCACGCGTACGCGGCGTCGCTCGTCACCGACCACGCGCTGCGCCTCGGCGTCGAGCCGGGGGCTCGCCTGCTCGGTGAGGCCGCGCAGTGGCAGCTCGCGTCGCAGGTCGTGGAGGCGTGGGCCGGGGACCTCGACACGTCCGCCGCGACGTCGACGGTCGTCGACGCCGTGCTCGCGCTGTCGGGTGCGCTCGACGAGCACCTGCTCGACCCGCCGGGTGCCCGGCGTGGCATCGAGGGGCTCGTCGCGGACCTCGAGGCCACACCCCCCGGCACGCCGGCCCGCGCCCCGTACGCCAAGGTGCGGGACCTCGTCGCGTCGCTGGGCGAGCGCGCCCGGGTGCTCGACCTCGTCGCGGACTACCGCGCACGCAAGCGCGCCGCCGACAGCCTCGACTTCGGTGACCAGGTCGCCCTGGCCGCCCGCATCGCGCGCGACGTGCCGGAGGTCGGTGCGGGGGAGCGCGACCGGTTCCGGGTCGTGCTGCTCGACGAGTACCAGGACACCTCGTACGCGCAGCTCGTGCTGCTGCAGGCGCTGTTCGCCGGCGGGCACCCGGTGACCGCCGTCGGTGACCCGCACCAGTCGATCTACGGCTGGCGCGGCGCCAGCCCCGGCGGGCTGGCCCGGTTCCCGGCGGCGTTCCCGGTCGTCGAGCCCGGCACCGCCGGGCGTGCGCGGCGCCGGCCGGCCCCTGTCGCCCAGCTCTCCACGTCGTGGCGCAACGACGTCGCGGTGCTGGACGCGGCCAACGAGGTCGCCGCCCCCCTGCGCACAGGCGGGGCGCGCGTCGACGTGCCGCGGCTCGCGCCCCGGCCGGGTGCCGGTGCGGGCGCCGTGCAGGGACTGGTGGCCTCGACCGTCGAGGACGAGGCGGACGCGGTCGCCTCCTGGGTCGCGCAGCGGTGGCGCGGCGGGCCGGACCCCGCCACGCGTCGCACGGCGGCCGTCCTGTGCCGCAAACGCTCGCAGTTCGAGCCGCTGCGGCGTGCGCTGCGCGCCGCGGGCCTGCCGGTCGAGGTCGTCGGGCTGGGCGGGCTGCTCGCGACGCCCGAGGTGGTCGACCTCGTCGCCGTGCTGCAGGCGGCCCACGACCCCACCCGGGGCGACGCGGCCGTCCGCCTGCTCACCGGGGCCCGCACGCGGCTGGGTGCGGCGGACCTGCACGCCCTCGGCGACTGGGCGCGGCAGGGCGCGCGGCCCGCGGGCGGGCGCGTGCCCGCGGCGCAGGGGGTCGAGGCCGACGTCGTCGACGAGCGCAGCCTCGTCGACGCGCTCGACGACCCACCGCCGCGCGGGTGGCGCAGTCCCGCCGGTCGCACCCTCACCCCGGAGGGTCGCCGGCGGCTCGCCGACCTGGCGGGGGTGCTGCGCGCCGTCCGCCAGCAGCAGGGCCTGTCGTTGCCGGAGCTGGTCTCGGAGGCCGAGCGGCTCGTCGGTCTCGACATCGAGGTGCAGGCGCGCGCCGACACGACTCCCGGACGCGCCCGCGCGCACCTCGACGCGTTCGCGGACGTCGCCGCCGAGTTCGCCCGCGGCGCCGACCGCCCGACGCTGGGTGCCTTCCTCGCGTGGCTCGAGGCGGCGGACGCCCGCGAGGACGGCCTCGAGCTGCCCGTCACCGAGCCCGACCCCGACGCCGTCCAGGTCATGACGGTGCACGCGGCCAAGGGCCTGGAGTGGGACGCCGTCGCCGTGGCCGGGCTCGTCGACGGCGGGCTGCCCGCGACGGCGATGCTCGGCAAGGACGGCCCCAAGGACTCCGCGTGGCTCACCGGGCTCGGTGTGCTGCCGTACCCGCTGCGCGGCGACGCCGACGACCTGCCCCGCCTCGAGTGCGCCGGCGCGGAGTCCCCGAAGGAGCTCGCCGAGCGGCTGGACCGGTTCCGCCTGGATGCCGGAGACCACGAGGTCGCCGAGGAGCGTCGGCTCGCCTACGTCGCAGTGACGCGGGCCCGGCAGGACCTGCTGCTGTCGGCCGCGTACTGGGGCGAGCCGAAGGCTCCCCGACGGTTGTCGCCGTTCCTCAGCGAGCTCGTCGACGCCGGGCTCGTCGAGGTCGTCGCCCGCGTCGACGAGCCCGAGAGCGGCGCACCGAACCCGCGGGCCGCGCTCACCCCGTCGGCCGTCTGGCCGGCCGACCCGTTCGCCCGCGACGGCGCCGCACCCCGACGGGACGCGGTCGTGGCCGCGGCCGACGCGGTGCGCGCCGCACTCGCGGACCTCCACGACGGTGCGACCGCACCCCGCGCCGCCGAGGTGCGCGGTGACGCGGGGCCTGACGTCGCGGAGGACCGCGGTGCGCATGACTCCGCGGGGGACCCCGGCGCGGACGACCCCGACGCCGGGTACCAGGACGCGGGCGACGCGACCGCGGGTGTCGGTGAGGACTGGGACCTGCTCGCGGACCGGCTGCTCGCGGAGCAGGCCGCCCGACGCCGCGGGGACGCGCGCGTCGCGCTGCCGGCGCACCTGTCGGCGTCGTCGCTCGTCCGCCTCGACGCCCAGCCGGAGCAGTTCGCGCTCGGCCTGCGGCGCCCCGTCCCGCGCGAGCCGTCCCCGCAGGCGCGCCGGGGCACCGCGTTCCACGCGTGGGTCGAGGCCTGGTACGGGCAGGCGACACTGGTCGACGTCGACGACCTGCCGGGTGCCGACGACGACGTCCTGCCCGACGACCCGGACCAGGCGACGCTGCGGGCGGCGTTCCTGCGCACGCCCTGGGCTCACCGCTCACCGGTCGCGGTCGAGGTCGACGTCGAGACGACCATCGGCGGGTACGTCCTGCGGTCGCGGATCGACGCGGTGTTCCCGGACCCCGACCGGCCGGACGTGCCCGGCGCGGTCGTCGTGGTGGACTGGAAGACCGGTGCTCCACCGAGCGGCACGGCCGGCCGGGCGTCCCGCGACCTGCAGCTCGCGGTGTACCGGATCGCGTGGTCGCGCCTGACCGGGACCGACCCGGACCTGGTCCGTGCGGCGTTCTGCTACGTGGGCACGGGACTCACGGTCGTGCCGGACCGGCTGCCGGACGCCGACGAGGTCGCGACCCTCCTCGCGGCGGTCGCACCGACGCAGGAGCCGCTGACCTCACCGTGA
- a CDS encoding ATP-dependent helicase — protein sequence MTTAPTTRLVAAPLVERAALGAGARPALDAQQREVVERVAAGADRALLVTGAPGTGRTTVALEAAAAAVRAGLAPDDVLVLAASRRAAADLRDRLAVRLGRTAGRPLVQTPAAVAFAVLRARAGALGEPPPVLVSGPEQDLALAELLAGHASGEVPGPTWPPGVPEAALGTRAFRDELRDLLMRAAERGLAPTDLAALGRREQRPAWVAAARVYEEYLDVMALAAATPDAGERLDPAVVVDAAVAALRGWDDDVPGVPCPRRRLVVVDDHQESTAATARLLRAFADRGARLLLLGDPDVAVQTFRGAQPALVARAAASGAGDLAAEHLVLRTVWRQSAPLREVTARITERVPASGTVAHRRADVPQDRAAGPVPRVAVLPSAAQEAAWVAHRLRRAHLHGGVPWDEMAVLARSGSRVTAVRRALAQAGVPVRVVGSDVPLRDEPAVRPLLDAVRVALLPDELDADVAARLACSPLGGLDAVGLRRVRRALRAEELAGGGGRSSDVLLVEALSAPGRAATLEPHVGRPVQRLALLLQAGRDAAAAPGADVQAVLWAVWDRAGLADPWRRAALAGGSGGERADRDLDAVLALFRAAETFVERVPQATPLAFVDWVLAQDLPADSLAPASRAAGVSVLTPAGAAGGSWDVVAVVGVQEGTWPDLRLRDSILGAQVLVDVLAGRATAAGPDEERARAARAAVLADELRAFALACSRARTSLVVTAVDDQDATPSPFVDLVQPGGDDGAPDPRRTSAPAPLDLRGLVARLRAAMERSAASGRPDVAAARTLARLAARGVPGADPASWFGLAEPSSEAALWPPDVKVPVSPSRLETAQRCALRWALEAAGGTPASSAQQSLGTLVHAIAQEHPTADLPTLRAELDRRWHELGLGEGWPSVAARRRADAMVARLAAYLREAGEPVLVEAAFTVETDRAVLRGSVDRVERAVAEGDGAPGAVEVVDLKTGTRVPTLAQAAEHAQLGAYQLAVDAGAVPGLEPGAHSVGARLVHLAQGSGGPTQRRQEGLGAQDDGSSWARELVDDVADRMAASSFEARANDLCDRCPVRRSCPLRGEGGQVVA from the coding sequence GTGACGACAGCACCGACGACCCGGCTCGTGGCGGCACCGCTCGTCGAGCGCGCCGCGCTCGGTGCCGGTGCCCGCCCCGCGCTGGACGCGCAGCAGCGCGAGGTGGTGGAGCGGGTCGCCGCGGGAGCGGACCGGGCGCTGCTGGTCACGGGCGCGCCGGGCACCGGGCGCACGACCGTCGCGCTCGAGGCAGCGGCGGCGGCGGTCCGTGCGGGCCTGGCGCCGGACGACGTGCTGGTGCTCGCCGCGAGCCGGCGCGCGGCGGCCGACCTGCGCGACCGGCTCGCGGTGCGGCTCGGTCGCACGGCCGGACGCCCGCTGGTGCAGACGCCGGCCGCTGTCGCGTTCGCGGTGCTCCGGGCGCGCGCCGGCGCGCTGGGCGAGCCCCCGCCCGTCCTGGTCTCGGGCCCGGAGCAGGACCTCGCGCTGGCCGAGCTGCTCGCGGGCCACGCGTCGGGCGAGGTCCCCGGGCCGACGTGGCCGCCCGGTGTCCCGGAGGCCGCGCTCGGCACGCGGGCGTTCCGTGACGAGCTGCGCGACCTGCTGATGCGCGCCGCCGAGCGCGGCCTCGCGCCGACCGACCTCGCCGCGCTCGGGCGCCGCGAGCAGCGGCCCGCGTGGGTCGCGGCCGCGCGGGTGTACGAGGAGTACCTCGACGTCATGGCGCTCGCGGCGGCCACCCCCGACGCCGGTGAGCGGCTCGACCCCGCGGTCGTCGTGGACGCCGCGGTGGCCGCGTTGCGGGGCTGGGACGACGACGTGCCGGGCGTGCCGTGCCCGCGTCGTCGGCTGGTCGTGGTCGACGACCACCAGGAGAGCACGGCCGCGACCGCGCGGCTGCTGCGGGCGTTCGCCGACCGGGGCGCGCGGTTGCTGCTGCTCGGCGACCCTGACGTCGCGGTCCAGACCTTCCGTGGTGCGCAGCCGGCGCTCGTCGCGCGCGCGGCGGCCTCCGGCGCGGGCGACCTGGCGGCGGAGCACCTGGTGCTGCGCACCGTGTGGCGACAGAGTGCGCCGCTGCGCGAGGTGACGGCGCGGATCACCGAGCGCGTGCCCGCGTCGGGGACGGTGGCGCACCGGCGGGCCGACGTCCCGCAGGACCGTGCGGCGGGTCCCGTGCCCCGGGTCGCGGTGCTGCCCAGCGCCGCGCAGGAGGCGGCCTGGGTCGCGCACCGGCTGCGCCGCGCCCACCTGCACGGCGGGGTCCCGTGGGACGAGATGGCGGTGCTCGCGCGCTCGGGCAGCCGGGTGACAGCGGTGCGGCGCGCGCTCGCGCAGGCAGGCGTCCCGGTGCGCGTGGTCGGCAGCGACGTCCCGCTGCGGGACGAGCCCGCGGTGCGTCCGCTGCTGGACGCGGTGCGCGTCGCTCTGCTGCCCGACGAGCTGGACGCCGACGTCGCCGCCCGGCTCGCGTGCTCACCCCTCGGCGGGCTCGACGCCGTTGGTCTGCGACGCGTACGGCGTGCGCTGCGGGCGGAGGAGCTCGCGGGCGGCGGGGGACGGTCGAGCGACGTGCTGCTCGTCGAGGCGCTGTCCGCGCCCGGCCGCGCGGCGACCCTCGAGCCGCACGTCGGCCGGCCGGTGCAGCGGCTGGCGCTGCTGCTGCAGGCCGGCAGGGACGCCGCCGCGGCACCGGGTGCGGACGTCCAGGCCGTCCTGTGGGCGGTGTGGGACCGTGCGGGGCTCGCCGACCCGTGGCGGCGCGCGGCGCTCGCGGGTGGCTCCGGCGGCGAGCGGGCCGACCGGGACCTCGACGCCGTCCTGGCCCTGTTCCGCGCGGCCGAGACGTTCGTCGAGCGGGTGCCGCAGGCGACGCCGCTCGCGTTCGTCGACTGGGTGCTCGCGCAGGACCTGCCGGCGGACTCCCTGGCACCCGCGTCCCGCGCCGCGGGCGTCAGCGTGCTGACGCCCGCGGGCGCCGCGGGCGGGTCGTGGGACGTGGTGGCGGTCGTCGGGGTGCAGGAGGGCACGTGGCCTGACCTGCGGCTGCGCGACTCGATCCTGGGCGCGCAGGTGCTCGTGGACGTGCTCGCGGGCCGTGCGACCGCCGCCGGTCCGGACGAGGAGCGGGCGCGGGCCGCGCGGGCGGCCGTCCTCGCCGACGAGCTGCGGGCGTTCGCGCTGGCCTGCTCCCGCGCCCGGACGTCCCTGGTGGTCACCGCGGTCGACGACCAGGACGCGACCCCGTCCCCGTTCGTCGACCTCGTGCAGCCCGGCGGGGACGACGGCGCCCCGGACCCCCGGCGCACGAGCGCCCCGGCGCCCCTCGACCTGCGCGGTCTCGTCGCCCGGCTCCGGGCGGCCATGGAGCGCTCGGCCGCGTCGGGCCGGCCCGACGTGGCGGCGGCCCGCACGCTCGCGCGCCTGGCGGCACGGGGCGTCCCCGGGGCGGACCCCGCGTCGTGGTTCGGTCTGGCCGAGCCGTCGAGCGAGGCGGCGCTGTGGCCCCCGGACGTCAAGGTCCCGGTGTCTCCCTCCCGGCTCGAGACGGCGCAGCGGTGCGCGCTGCGCTGGGCCCTCGAGGCGGCGGGCGGGACCCCCGCGTCGTCCGCGCAGCAGTCCCTCGGGACGCTCGTGCACGCGATCGCGCAGGAGCACCCCACGGCCGACCTGCCCACGCTGCGCGCCGAGCTCGACCGGCGCTGGCACGAGCTGGGCCTCGGGGAGGGCTGGCCGTCGGTCGCGGCGCGGCGCCGGGCGGACGCGATGGTCGCGCGGCTGGCCGCGTACCTGCGCGAGGCGGGTGAGCCGGTGCTCGTCGAGGCGGCGTTCACGGTGGAGACGGACCGCGCGGTGCTCCGCGGCTCGGTCGACCGGGTCGAGCGCGCGGTCGCGGAGGGCGACGGCGCGCCGGGTGCCGTCGAGGTCGTCGACCTCAAGACGGGGACGCGGGTGCCGACGCTCGCGCAGGCCGCCGAGCACGCGCAGCTGGGCGCCTACCAGCTCGCCGTCGACGCGGGTGCGGTCCCCGGGCTCGAGCCCGGCGCGCACAGCGTGGGCGCGCGGCTCGTGCACCTCGCGCAGGGGTCGGGCGGCCCCACGCAGCGTCGCCAGGAGGGGCTCGGTGCGCAGGACGACGGTTCCAGCTGGGCGCGCGAGCTCGTCGACGACGTCGCCGACCGCATGGCGGCGTCGAGCTTCGAGGCCCGCGCGAACGACCTGTGCGACCGCTGCCCGGTGCGCCGCTCGTGCCCGCTGCGCGGCGAGGGCGGGCAGGTGGTCGCGTGA
- a CDS encoding TetR/AcrR family transcriptional regulator, translated as MTDGRDTSGARARGPRMARAERRSQLLATALDLFATEGFHHVSMDDIAERAEVSKPVLYRHFPSKLDLYLAVVDEQGAALLAAVERAVAPIEVGPVARGEGRAVVVAVVEAYLAFVQVAGESSTLLFESDVTHDRQVRGRVEHATAEATRRIAEVLVGVTGRDRTDTDVLAAALVATAQGAATYWLRHGDGQSTRRIVDLVSDLQWRGLAGLVRPDYPYEDA; from the coding sequence ATGACCGACGGCCGGGACACCTCGGGGGCCCGCGCACGCGGGCCCCGGATGGCGCGCGCCGAGCGCCGGTCCCAGCTCCTCGCGACCGCGCTCGACCTGTTCGCCACCGAGGGCTTCCACCACGTCTCCATGGACGACATCGCCGAGCGGGCCGAGGTCAGCAAGCCGGTCCTGTACCGGCACTTCCCCTCCAAGCTCGACCTGTACCTCGCGGTCGTCGACGAGCAGGGCGCCGCGCTGCTCGCGGCCGTCGAACGCGCGGTGGCCCCCATCGAGGTGGGTCCCGTCGCGCGCGGCGAGGGGCGCGCCGTCGTCGTCGCCGTGGTCGAGGCGTACCTCGCGTTCGTCCAGGTGGCCGGCGAGTCCTCGACGCTGCTCTTCGAGTCCGACGTCACCCACGACCGGCAGGTCCGCGGTCGGGTGGAGCACGCGACGGCGGAGGCGACCCGGCGGATCGCCGAGGTCCTGGTGGGGGTCACCGGCCGCGACCGCACGGACACCGACGTGCTCGCGGCGGCGCTCGTCGCCACCGCGCAGGGCGCCGCCACCTACTGGCTGCGGCACGGCGACGGGCAGAGCACCCGGCGGATCGTCGACCTCGTGTCCGACCTGCAGTGGCGCGGCCTCGCGGGGCTCGTGCGTCCCGACTACCCCTACGAGGACGCCTAG
- a CDS encoding DUF3107 domain-containing protein: MEITIGVQNLTRELTLESDQSADELAAAVQAALSGKATTIEVTDVRGRRIIVPTAALGYIEIGAEAKGRVGFGQA; the protein is encoded by the coding sequence GTGGAGATCACGATCGGCGTGCAGAACCTGACGCGCGAGCTGACGCTCGAGTCCGACCAGTCGGCGGACGAGCTCGCCGCGGCGGTGCAGGCCGCGCTCAGCGGCAAGGCGACGACGATCGAGGTGACGGACGTCCGCGGACGTCGCATCATCGTGCCCACCGCCGCGCTCGGCTACATCGAGATCGGCGCCGAGGCCAAGGGCCGCGTGGGCTTCGGCCAGGCCTGA
- a CDS encoding ferritin-like fold-containing protein, whose amino-acid sequence MTTSAGDARPPSLPHANPDDRSANRTGKDAGAVRTAEVADAVEVLALVASIEHQAFGRLAGDSLQAPGLEQSLTLSRLAARCTERRDRVLERIAELGGDPVMALGRFDGLLDDFEARTPPSTWAERLLKAYVGYGVADDFCRLVARGLDGESARLVADLLDDPSRAELAVHELDRACAGDDVLSSRLALWGRRLVGEALGVVQRVAQRPEVARVLDRAGAGSGPAAGTAADGPAAQMPATVFNELTAEHTRRMSRLHLTA is encoded by the coding sequence ATGACCACGAGCGCCGGCGACGCCCGCCCCCCGAGCCTGCCGCACGCGAACCCCGACGACCGGTCGGCCAACCGCACCGGCAAGGACGCCGGCGCCGTCCGGACCGCCGAGGTCGCCGACGCCGTCGAGGTCCTCGCGCTCGTCGCGAGCATCGAGCACCAGGCGTTCGGGAGGCTCGCGGGCGACTCCCTGCAGGCGCCCGGCCTCGAGCAGTCGCTGACGCTGAGCCGGCTCGCCGCGCGCTGCACCGAGCGCCGCGACCGCGTGCTGGAGCGCATCGCCGAGCTCGGCGGTGACCCCGTCATGGCGCTGGGCCGGTTCGACGGGCTCCTCGACGACTTCGAGGCCCGCACGCCCCCCAGCACGTGGGCCGAGCGGCTGCTCAAGGCCTACGTCGGCTACGGCGTCGCGGACGACTTCTGCCGGCTCGTCGCGCGGGGCCTCGACGGCGAGTCGGCGCGGCTGGTCGCGGATCTGCTCGACGACCCGTCGCGTGCCGAGCTGGCCGTGCACGAGCTCGACCGGGCGTGCGCCGGTGACGACGTGCTCTCGTCGCGGCTGGCGCTGTGGGGGCGCCGGCTGGTCGGCGAGGCGCTGGGCGTGGTGCAGCGCGTCGCGCAGCGTCCGGAGGTGGCGCGGGTGCTCGACCGGGCGGGCGCGGGGAGCGGGCCTGCCGCGGGGACGGCTGCCGACGGCCCGGCCGCCCAGATGCCCGCGACGGTGTTCAACGAGCTGACGGCCGAGCACACGCGCCGCATGTCGCGGCTGCACCTGACGGCCTGA